A single window of Salvia splendens isolate huo1 chromosome 6, SspV2, whole genome shotgun sequence DNA harbors:
- the LOC121808283 gene encoding 4-hydroxybenzoate polyprenyltransferase, mitochondrial-like: MAFYRLSRTARSLRHRHSSLSTAHTYYFQSPIPLNDSSRHSRHLFQVSGYFHSDNQFYNDSNSFRSIGSYHRLLQYSSFSTAPPDEKREESKNSKGIECDRSWIDVYLPEKARPYARLARLDKPIGTWLLAWPCMWSITMAAAPANLPAIKMMMLFGTGALLLRGAGCTINDLLDRDIDTKVARTRSRPIASGVLSPFQGLCFLGFQLLLGLEILLQLNNFSRVLGASSLLLVFSYPLMKRLTYWPQAYLGLTFNWGALLGWAAIRGSLDLAVVIPLYASGVFWTLVYDTIYAHQDKEDDMIVGVKSTALRFADSTKEWISGFGAACIGSLALSGYNANLEWTYYIFLAAGSTQLAWQILTVDLSSRADCNRKFVSNKWFGAIICSGILFGRLFS, from the exons ATGGCATTTTATCGCCTCTCAAGAACTGCTCGGAGCCTCCGCCACCGTCACTCTTCTCTCTCCACCGCCCACACTTATTATTTCCAGTCGCCTATACCATTGAACGACTCAAGCCGCCACTCGCGTCACCTCTTCCAAGTCTCCGGATATTTTCACTCCGACAATCAATTTTACAATGACAGCAATTCGTTCCGGTCAATTGGATCCTATCACCGCCTTCTCCAGTATTCAAGCTTTTCCACTGCACCACCCGATGAGAAACGAGAAGAATCGAAAAATTCCAAGGGTATTGAATGTGATCGGTCGTGGATAGATGTTTATTTACCGGAAAAGGCGCGGCCCTACGCTCGGCTAGCGCGGCTGGACAAGCCGATTGGGACTTGGCTCTTGGCTTGGCCGTGTATGTG GTCAATTACGATGGCGGCAGCTCCAGCGAACCTTCCGGCTATTAAGATGATGATGCTTTTTGGTACAGGGGCATTGCTGTTGCGTGGGGCGGGGTGCACCATAAATGATCTTTTAGATCGAGATATTGACACCAAG GTAGCAAGGACAAGGTCGAGACCCATAGCAAGTGGTGTACTGTCACCATTTCAGGGACTTTGTTTTCTTGGTTTTCAATTGCTTTTGGGGTTGGAAATTCTTTTGCAACTGAACAATTTTAG CCGTGTTCTGGGAGCTTCATCTCTGCTGCTAGTATTTTCATATCCTCTGATGAAGAGACTGACGTATTGG CCTCAGGCCTATCTTGGATTGACGTTTAACTGGGGTGCTTTACTTGGTTGGGCTGCTATTAGAGGAAGCCTTGATCTGGCTGTAGTGATCCCTCTTTATGCTTCTGGTGTATTTTGGACCCTTGTTTACGATACAATTTATGCACATCAG GACAAGGAAGACGATATGATAGTGGGTGTCAAATCAACAGCCTTGAGGTTTGCAGATTCAACAAAAGAATGGATTTCTGGCTTTGGAGCAGCATGTATCGGTAGCCTTGCTCTGAGTGGATATAATGCCAATCTAG AATGGACATATTACATATTCTTAGCTGCTGGATCAACACAATTAGCTTGGCAGATACTCACAGTTGACCTTTCAAGCCGTGCTGATTGCAACAGAAA ATTTGTATCCAATAAATGGTTTGGAGCAATTATCTGCAGTGGGATTCTTTTTGGAAGACTCTTTTCTTGA
- the LOC121808285 gene encoding cytochrome B5-like protein: MDLLMLTLFLGFVSGILILIPRLRKSDTGKGAQQKFASQASKAYTKADVSSHNKRTDCWIIIKDKVYDVTSYVEEHPGGDAILVHAGDDSTEGFFGPQHATRVFDMIEDFYIGNLVK; the protein is encoded by the exons ATGGATCTATTAATGCTGACTCTGTTTCTTGGATTTGTATCGGGGATCCTCATTCTCATTCCTCGACTTCGTAAATCTg ATACTGGAAAAGGGGCGCAGCAAAAGTTTGCTTCTCAA GCATCCAAAGCATACACCAAAGCTGATGTTTCATCACACAATAAGAGGACTGACTGTTGGATCATCATAAAAGATAAG GTCTATGATGTTACCTCCTATGTAGAGGAGCACCCTGGTGGTGATGCTATCCTTGTACATGCTGGTGATGATTCAACTGAAGGCTTCTTTGG GCCACAACATGCTACACGTGTCTTTGACATGATTGAGGACTTTTACATTGGTAATCTAGTGAAGTAA
- the LOC121808526 gene encoding uncharacterized tRNA/rRNA methyltransferase slr0955-like gives MSKPAALPLAFRISSRPTQFLCQLKAPKPVSVIAGCHLILGSSKRRPLEKFLSVGPRNCVLNRFLNCSLSGGRSFSSSCVNKAADTSEKPLPWLAASEERGARRKVVKNGASKGAKSSWEESAEKFLKGGAPTVESVEMPKLERRRNGFRGGASTEDNAERPQLENRRDGFRNRSSGYVKYEDEEEEEAEVENDSRWYNIRKRYANYVEARPALERPEARRWNREESFGRKTWKEAKESTMPRIVGEGVYGVGPVLAALSAGQREFYALYVQEGLDLSSNNRKKKDKKGFEKILKMADRIGLSTNELSKHDLNMIVDNRPHQGLVLDASPLEMVGIRELDAVSTEGEKGPLWLALDEVTDPQNLGAIIRSAYFFGAAGVVLCAKNSAPLSGVVSKASAGSLELMELRSCKNMMQFLTSSAGNGWRVLGGAVSQRAIPLDEVVPGAPTILVLGSEGTGLRPLVERSCTQLIRIPGNLPVDLMPTGDEDVENAESPQELTSFLAVESLNVSVAAGVLLNHLTGSGYNSHTCESNLS, from the coding sequence ATGTCCAAGCCTGCAGCGTTACCTTTAGCATTTAGGATTTCTTCACGTCCCACACAGTTTCTTTGTCAGCTTAAAGCTCCAAAGCCCGTCTCCGTAATTGCTGGTTGCCATTTAATTCTTGGGTCGAGTAAAAGAAGACCTCTCGAGAAGTTTCTATCTGTTGGGCCCAGAAATTGTGTGCTAAATCGTTTCCTGAACTGTTCACTATCTGGAGGGAGGAGTTTCTCGAGTTCATGCGTAAACAAGGCGGCTGACACAAGTGAAAAGCCCCTTCCTTGGTTAGCTGCGTCCGAGGAAAGAGGGGCTCGTAGAAAGGTTGTGAAAAATGGGGCAAGCAAGGGGGCTAAGTCTTCGTGGGAGGAGTCGGCGGAGAAGTTCTTAAAAGGGGGGGCTCCTACGGTAGAGAGTGTCGAAATGCCAAAGTTAGAGAGGAGGAGAAATGGATTTAGAGGTGGTGCTTCCACGGAAGATAATGCCGAAAGGCCACAGTTAGAGAACAGGAGAGATGGATTCAGGAATAGAAGTAGTGGTTATGTTAAGTACGAGgatgaagaggaggaggaggctgAGGTCGAGAATGATTCTAGGTGGTATAACATTAGGAAGAGGTATGCCAACTATGTTGAAGCAAGGCCAGCACTTGAGAGACCGGAAGCCAGGAGATGGAACAGAGAAGAAAGTTTTGGTAGAAAGACGTGGAAAGAAGCGAAGGAGTCTACAATGCCAAGAATAGTGGGAGAAGGTGTGTATGGAGTTGGTCCTGTTTTGGCTGCTCTTTCAGCTGGTCAGAGAGAATTCTATGCTTTGTATGTTCAGGAAGGGCTGGACTTAAGTAGTAATAATAGGAAGAAAAAGGATAAGAAGGGGTTTGAGAAAATCTTGAAGATGGCAGACAGAATCGGACTAAGCACAAACGAGCTGTCCAAGCATGATCTCAACATGATTGTTGATAATAGGCCTCATCAGGGTTTGGTTCTGGATGCATCTCCCTTGGAAATGGTTGGTATAAGGGAGTTGGACGCGGTTTCTACAGAGGGAGAGAAGGGCCCTCTTTGGTTGGCATTGGATGAAGTTACTGACCCTCAGAATCTTGGGGCAATCATCCGCTCTGCTTACTTTTTTGGAGCTGCTGGAGTAGTGTTGTGTGCTAAGAACTCAGCTCCTTTGAGTGGTGTTGTGAGCAAAGCCAGTGCTGGTTCGCTTGAACTAATGGAACTTAGATCTTGTAAGAATATGATGCAGTTCTTGACATCCTCAGCTGGAAACGGTTGGCGGGTTCTTGGAGGTGCAGTTTCTCAAAGAGCTATTCCTTTGGATGAAGTTGTTCCTGGTGCACCAACGATACTCGTTCTAGGAAGTGAGGGAACTGGTTTGAGGCCATTGGTGGAAAGATCGTGCACTCAGTTAATTAGGATTCCTGGAAATCTACCAGTTGATCTGATGCCAACAGGAGATGAGGATGTGGAAAATGCTGAGAGTCCTCAAGAATTGACCTCCTTCTTGGCGGTGGAAAGCTTGAATGTAAGTGTTGCAGCTGGTGTTCTGCTCAATCACCTAACAGGAAGCGGCTACAACAGCCATACATGCGAAAGCAATTTATCATAA
- the LOC121809994 gene encoding receptor-like protein kinase HSL1 translates to MHASSSNMIKHGFSLVLIIILFLSLPYNGISQNNDPNQEKNILLGLKQQWSNPPSLSHWTPSSDHCTWPEITCTSGSVTGLAIKNGSITEEIPLSICDLNNLTYIDLQLNYIPGHFPTVLYNCSRLEYLDLSNNYFIGTLPDDLDRLSLQLQVLILSANNFSGDIPASIGRLLNLRSLQMTANLFNGSFPPDIGDLSNLEELSLSYNAFSPQSIPYSFSKLKKLRNLWMTEANLTGEIPDGIGNMSALESLDLNTNQLSGGIPGSLFLLKNLTSMYLYNNRLSGPLPQSVEAPKLQILDVSNNTLNGTIPIEFGKLTSLTGLALNFNQLSGEVPPSIARLPQIVDIKLFTNNLSGVLPPEFGRYSKMKTFEVSENQFEGEVPKYLCENKVLRGVVLFDNKLTGGLPDSLGDCSSLVVVRIHDNKLSGRIPDGLWKSENLTELMIGNNLFSGELPHKLGSKVGLLELMNNRFSGSIPASISSWKNLSVMGASNNLLSSAIPQALTALASLTVLLLDGNQLSGPLPSNIVSWKSLTRLNLSRNQLSGEIPATMGRLPNLNSLDLSENAFSGQIPPEFDSSMVSFLNVSSNKLSGRIPRSFENGAFEGSFLNNSGLCSNIVSLGLSTCGAETRKSNKFPSGLIAAVSSTAAVAFLAVSLYTMYVCRSYRKRKQDSSSTWKLTSFQRLNFTEAIILSSLRDENQIGSGGSGKVFRVPISRSGEYVAVKRIWDNVKLDEKQFLAEIRILGTIRHSNIVKLLCCISSENSKLLVYEYMENHSLDRWLHSRNRSHNISGHVVLDWPKRLQIAIGAAHGLTYMHHHCSPPIIHRDVKSSNILLDSKFNAKIADFGLARKLIKHGEPNTMSVVAGSFGYMAPEYAQTRRVSEKIDVYSFGVILLELITGKEGHYGDESSSLAEWAWRHIQQGKPILDIVDEDLKDPLYLEDINTILKLGLICTSTQPSSRPAMKDVLQILLRCQPISDKTNGNEYDVVPLLQSSDPDTCFQSDQSVFTSV, encoded by the exons ATGCATGCTTCGTCCAGCAACATGATCAAACATGGATTCTCCTTAGTCCTCATCATCATCCTATTTCTCAGCCTACCTTACAATGGTATCTCACAAAACAACGATCCTAACCAAGAGAAAAACATCCTCCTCGGACTCAAACAGCAATGGTCCAATCCCCCCTCCCTCAGCCACTGGACACCGTCGTCCGACCACTGCACGTGGCCAGAGATCACATGCACGAGCGGCTCAGTCACAGGACTTGCGATAAAAAACGGAAGCATCACGGAGGAAATCCCGCTGTCGATATGCGACCTCAACAACCTCACCTACATCGATCTCCAACTCAACTACATCCCAGGACATTTCCCCACTGTCCTCTACAACTGCTCCAGGCTTGAATACTTGGACCTCTCTAACAACTATTTCATTGGAACATTACCTGATGACTTGGATCGTCTTTCTCTGCAACTCCAGGTGTTGATCTTGTCGGCCAACAACTTCTCCGGGGACATCCCTGCATCCATAGGGAGACTGCTGAACCTCAGGTCTCTTCAGATGACAGCAAACTTGTTCAATGGCTCCTTCCCACCAGATATAGGCGACCTCTCAAATCTGGAGGAGCTGTCTCTGAGCTATAACGCTTTTTCACCGCAATCCATTCCATACAGCTTCTCTAAGCTGAAGAAACTGCGAAATCTGTGGATGACCGAAGCCAACCTGACCGGAGAAATCCCTGATGGCATTGGGAATATGTCCGCCTTGGAGTCTTTAGATTTAAATACAAATCAATTAAGCGGTGGCATTCCTGGCAGCCTCTTTCTTCTCAAGAATTTAACTAGCATGTACCTTTACAACAACAGGTTATCTGGACCCCTTCCTCAGAGTGTCGAAGCCCCAAAGTTGCAGATTCTTGATGTTTCCAACAACACTCTTAATGGGACAATCCCAATTGAGTTTGGGAAGTTAACGAGCCTTACCGGTTTGGCTTTGAATTTCAACCAATTGTCCGGGGAGGTACCACCAAGCATAGCCAGGTTACCACAAATTGTAGATATCAAGCTGTTCACCAACAATTTGTCAGGTGTATTACCGCCGGAGTTTGGGAGGTACTCGAAAATGAAAACATTTGAGGTATCTGAAAACCAATTTGAAGGTGAAGTGCCTAAATATCTGTGTGAAAATAAGGTCCTTAGAGGGGTGGTTCTCTTTGATAACAAACTGACAGGCGGGTTGCCAGATTCTCTTGGTGATTGCAGCAGTCTGGTGGTAGTGCGAATTCATGACAACAAGCTCTCTGGTAGAATCCCCGATGGTTTATGGAAGTCAGAGAATCTAACTGAGCTGATGATAGGCAACAACTTGTTTTCTGGTGAGCTACCGCACAAACTAGGCTCTAAAGTTGGATTGCTCGAGCTGATGAACAACCGTTTTTCGGGTTCAATTCCAGCTAGCATATCTTCTTGGAAGAATTTGAGCGTGATGGGGGCAAGTAACAATCTATTAAGCAGTGCGATACCACAAGCATTGACTGCTCTTGCATCTCTGACAGTTCTTTTGCTAGACGGTAATCAACTTTCTGGTCCCCTGCCATCAAATATAGTCTCATGGAAATCTCTCACAAGGCTGAATCTCAGTAGAAATCAACTCTCTGGAGAAATTCCTGCAACAATGGGCCGGTTGCCTAATCTCAACTCCTTGGACTTGTCAGAAAATGCTTTTTCAGGCCAAATTCCCCCTGAATTTGACTCTTCAATGGTATCTTTTCTCAATGTCTCCTCAAATAAGCTGTCGGGAAGAATCCCAAGATCGTTTGAAAATGGAGCTTTTGAAGGCAGCTTTCTGAACAACTCAGGACTCTGTTCCAATATCGTATCATTGGGACTCAGCACTTGTGGTGCTGAAACTAGGAAATCCAACAAGTTCCCTTCTGGACTCATTGCCGCAGTCTCAAGCACCGCGGCAGTGGCCTTCCTAGCAGTCTCTCTTTACACAATGTATGTCTGCAGAAGTTACAGAAAGCGAAAGCAGGATTCAAGCTCAACTTGGAAGCTCACTTCATTCCAGAGGCTAAATTTCACAGAAGCAATTATATTGTCAAGCTTGAGAGATGAGAATCAAATTGGAAGTGGAGGATCTGGGAAAGTATTCCGTGTCCCCATAAGTCGCTCAGGAGAATATGTGGCTGTTAAGAGGATCTGGGACAATGTCAAGTTAGATGAGAAACAATTCCTAGCTGAAATTCGTATACTGGGCACTATTCGGCACTCTAACATAGTGAAACTACTTTGCTGCATTTCAAGCGAGAACTCAAAGCTTCTCGTCTACGAGTATATGGAGAACCACAGTCTGGATAGATGGCTTCATAGCAGAAACAGATCACACAACATCTCGGGCCATGTTGTCCTGGACTGGCCCAAGAGGCTGCAGATTGCAATTGGAGCTGCTCACGGGCTCACCTACATGCATCATCACTGCTCACCGCCAATTATCCATCGAGATGTGAAATCAAGCAACATCCTGCTAGATTCAAAATTCAATGCAAAGATCGCAGATTTTGGTCTAGCAAGAAAGTTGATCAAGCATGGAGAACCAAATACCATGTCAGTAGTAGCCGGCTCCTTTGGATATATGGCTCCAG AATATGCTCAAACAAGAAGAGTGAGTGAGAAGATTGATGTGTACAGTTTTGGGGTGATCCTTCTTGAATTGATAACTGGAAAAGAGGGTCATTACGGAGACGAGAGTTCATCCCTTGCTGAGTGGGCATGGCGTCACATTCAACAAGGCAAACCAATACTTGACATTGTGGATGAGGATCTAAAGGATCCCCTCTACTTGGAAGACATAAACACTATACTGAAGCTTGGATTAATCTGTACCAGCACACAACCTTCCAGCAGACCAGCAATGAAGGACGTTCTGCAAATCTTACTTCGATGTCAGCCCATCAGTGACAAGACAAATGGTAACGAATATGATGTTGTTCCTCTCCTCCAAAGTTCTGACCCAGATACCTGCTTTCAATCTGATCAAAGTGTTTTCACTTCCGTATAA